The following proteins come from a genomic window of Actinopolyspora saharensis:
- a CDS encoding DeoR/GlpR family DNA-binding transcription regulator, with amino-acid sequence MSRTSKGTRSREQRQQQIVDYVLDRSSASAAELAELVGVSLMTVHRDLDELARRGLLRKFHGGVSAQPSTVFEGSSEYRMGANRELKDAIAKVALGMVEPGSSILLDDSTTALTLAGLLGGVGPLTVATNYLPAIEVLKGFSEVHLMCLGGNYSATHDSFLGLPCIEAVGALSVDMAFVSTSAMNASMTFHQEHELVQVKRAMLSAAGTSVLLMDSSKMPRKALHRMAPLSDYDRLVVDDGADRELLAAAGDVIDVTIAPTDGT; translated from the coding sequence ATGAGCAGGACATCCAAGGGGACGCGTTCGAGAGAGCAGCGTCAGCAGCAGATCGTGGATTACGTCCTCGACAGGAGTTCGGCCAGCGCCGCCGAGCTCGCCGAACTGGTCGGCGTCAGTCTGATGACGGTGCACCGCGATCTGGACGAGCTGGCCAGACGCGGTCTGCTGCGCAAGTTCCACGGAGGGGTCTCGGCCCAGCCCTCCACGGTTTTCGAGGGCAGTTCCGAGTACCGGATGGGCGCCAACCGCGAGCTCAAGGACGCCATCGCCAAGGTCGCGCTCGGGATGGTCGAACCCGGCTCGTCCATCCTGCTCGACGACTCGACCACGGCACTCACGCTCGCGGGCCTGCTCGGGGGAGTCGGCCCGCTGACGGTGGCCACCAACTACCTCCCCGCCATCGAGGTGCTCAAGGGGTTCTCCGAGGTGCACCTGATGTGCCTGGGGGGAAACTACTCGGCCACGCACGACTCCTTCCTCGGGCTGCCGTGCATCGAAGCGGTCGGAGCGCTGTCGGTGGACATGGCCTTCGTGTCCACTTCGGCGATGAACGCGAGCATGACCTTCCACCAGGAACACGAGCTCGTCCAGGTGAAGCGGGCCATGCTCTCGGCCGCGGGCACCAGCGTGCTGTTGATGGACTCCAGCAAGATGCCGCGCAAGGCCCTGCACCGGATGGCCCCGCTGAGCGACTACGACAGGCTCGTCGTCGACGACGGGGCCGACCGGGAACTGCTCGCGGCGGCGGGCGACGTGATCGACGTGACGATCGCCCCCACGGACGGGACGTGA
- the fdxA gene encoding ferredoxin, with translation MTYVITQPCVDVLDKSCIDECPVDCIYEGDRMLYIHPDECIDCAACEPVCPVEAIYYEDDVPEEWATYTTANAEFFSATGLGSPGGAARVGKTGTDVAPVSELPPQA, from the coding sequence TTGACTTACGTGATCACTCAGCCCTGCGTGGATGTGCTGGACAAGTCCTGCATCGACGAGTGCCCGGTGGACTGCATATACGAGGGCGACCGCATGCTCTACATCCACCCCGACGAATGCATCGACTGCGCCGCCTGCGAACCGGTGTGCCCGGTGGAGGCCATCTACTACGAGGACGACGTCCCCGAGGAGTGGGCCACGTACACCACGGCCAACGCGGAGTTCTTCAGCGCCACGGGCCTGGGCTCTCCCGGCGGGGCGGCCAGAGTCGGGAAGACGGGCACGGACGTGGCTCCGGTCTCCGAACTGCCCCCGCAGGCCTGA
- a CDS encoding WS/DGAT domain-containing protein codes for MTPYDPPDRKPERVLLLSADIGEGHNATAHATEEALQRLWPGCETLRLDTLKVMGPGVGPLFRWIYVRNVESTPWLYDLFYNALWRQRWFADASRGFVGAWVGPLLRRRIRDHSPDVVVSTYPMATAGLNRLRRRGELTDVPVSAIVSDFCPHPFWVYPEVDLHYVMSRASLRELHRAQPDAAGAVCVPPVSEQFRPVDKDSARRSAGVPVEGFQLLIACGSLAFGAVERAVDTALAEPGVDHVVVACGRNEQLRLRLLERPDPAGKLLPLGWRDDMPELTAAADVVLSNAGGATALEAMACGRTVLMFEPIAGHGRANAELMARAGLAELCHDTGELAKTLHELSTDGQRLESREREVLEHATSGEFTEQVSRLARLPLHRGGRGLRAQDRFFVHAAESAVPQQTGAILRLDEIPEGRTAQDWAQHLAGLIEQRARQLPLLRNVLVQRPLRAPSWYTAARIDPRWHLEHREVDEHASPGAIRDFFASAVRTDRPPWQLMVLRTPERTLILAKLHHALGDGIAVTSTLVRLLRDDGDQLDQHAATARQAGSSAAGSSPSSIVRSRLRQVRTAARGFVSLATAGSAPTSPLNGPSAPGRSFDSVELPMREVRNTARTHGVPRSVLLIGLVAEALHRVLDEHEGTTSGQRMRVMVPRTTRTSRANASAEVFGNHTAAVSVDLPVGPMSPAERLERVTRALEDSQRSGQPLAAGIVMSALGLLPTPLHRVIVRTIYQRRFFNAIVSAMPGSPRPPRVWGALVAGVIPVLPLASGVGTAVGMISWGETVGVGVTVDARSGRHAERLGQRTREILEELASSPAEPEISRAAPRGRG; via the coding sequence GTGACCCCGTATGATCCGCCCGACCGGAAACCGGAACGCGTGCTGTTGCTCAGCGCCGACATCGGTGAGGGGCACAACGCGACCGCCCACGCCACCGAGGAAGCGCTGCAACGCCTGTGGCCGGGGTGCGAAACGCTCCGGCTGGACACCCTGAAGGTGATGGGGCCCGGGGTGGGACCGCTGTTCAGGTGGATCTACGTGCGCAACGTCGAGTCCACCCCGTGGTTGTACGACCTGTTCTACAACGCGCTGTGGCGTCAGCGTTGGTTCGCCGACGCGTCCCGCGGGTTCGTGGGGGCTTGGGTCGGCCCGCTGCTGCGGCGGCGGATCCGGGACCACTCCCCCGACGTGGTGGTCTCCACCTATCCGATGGCCACGGCCGGGCTGAACCGTCTTCGCCGCCGCGGGGAACTGACCGATGTTCCGGTCTCGGCGATCGTCTCGGACTTCTGTCCCCATCCCTTCTGGGTCTACCCCGAGGTCGACCTGCACTACGTCATGAGCCGGGCCAGCCTGAGGGAGCTGCACCGGGCCCAGCCCGACGCGGCCGGAGCCGTGTGCGTGCCTCCGGTCAGCGAGCAGTTCCGCCCGGTCGACAAGGACAGCGCCCGGCGCTCCGCCGGTGTTCCGGTGGAGGGGTTCCAGCTGCTGATCGCCTGCGGCTCGCTGGCGTTCGGTGCCGTGGAACGCGCCGTCGACACGGCACTGGCCGAGCCGGGGGTCGACCACGTCGTGGTGGCCTGCGGCCGCAACGAACAACTCCGCCTGCGGTTGCTCGAACGCCCCGACCCGGCCGGGAAGCTGCTCCCGCTCGGCTGGCGCGACGACATGCCCGAGCTCACGGCCGCGGCCGACGTGGTGCTGTCCAACGCGGGCGGCGCCACCGCGCTCGAGGCGATGGCCTGCGGCCGCACCGTGCTCATGTTCGAACCGATCGCCGGGCACGGGCGGGCGAACGCGGAGCTCATGGCCCGGGCGGGCCTGGCCGAGCTCTGCCACGACACGGGTGAACTGGCGAAAACGCTGCACGAGTTGTCCACGGACGGGCAGCGGCTCGAGAGTCGTGAGCGCGAAGTGCTGGAGCACGCCACTTCCGGGGAGTTCACCGAGCAGGTGAGCCGTCTCGCGCGGCTTCCCCTGCACCGGGGAGGACGCGGGCTGCGCGCGCAGGACCGGTTCTTCGTGCACGCCGCCGAGTCGGCCGTTCCCCAGCAGACGGGAGCGATCCTGCGCCTGGACGAGATCCCGGAGGGCAGAACCGCGCAGGACTGGGCGCAGCACCTCGCCGGGCTGATCGAGCAACGCGCCCGGCAGCTCCCCCTGCTGCGCAACGTGCTCGTTCAACGGCCGCTGCGGGCTCCGAGCTGGTACACCGCAGCCCGGATCGATCCTCGGTGGCATCTCGAGCACCGGGAGGTCGACGAGCACGCATCCCCCGGAGCGATCCGGGATTTCTTCGCCTCCGCGGTGCGCACCGACCGCCCGCCCTGGCAGCTCATGGTGCTGCGCACTCCGGAGAGAACGCTGATCCTGGCCAAACTCCACCACGCGCTCGGCGACGGCATAGCCGTGACCAGCACCCTCGTCCGGCTGCTGCGCGACGACGGGGACCAGCTCGACCAGCACGCCGCGACCGCGCGGCAAGCGGGCAGCTCCGCGGCCGGATCGAGTCCGTCCAGCATCGTGCGCTCCCGGCTCCGACAGGTCCGCACCGCGGCACGCGGCTTCGTCAGCCTGGCCACGGCGGGCTCCGCCCCGACCTCTCCCCTGAACGGCCCGAGCGCACCGGGGCGTTCCTTCGACTCGGTCGAGCTCCCGATGCGGGAGGTGCGGAACACGGCCAGGACGCACGGCGTTCCGCGCAGCGTCCTGCTGATCGGCCTGGTCGCCGAGGCGCTGCACAGGGTGCTCGACGAGCACGAGGGCACCACCAGCGGACAGCGAATGCGGGTGATGGTGCCGCGCACCACGCGTACCTCGCGGGCGAACGCGAGCGCCGAGGTTTTCGGCAATCACACCGCCGCGGTCTCGGTGGACCTCCCCGTCGGCCCGATGAGCCCCGCGGAACGGCTCGAGCGGGTGACACGGGCGTTGGAGGACAGCCAGCGCAGCGGACAACCCCTCGCGGCCGGGATCGTCATGTCGGCTCTCGGGCTGCTGCCGACCCCGCTGCACCGGGTGATCGTCCGCACCATCTACCAGCGGCGGTTCTTCAACGCGATCGTCTCCGCGATGCCGGGCTCGCCCCGGCCACCCCGGGTGTGGGGGGCGCTAGTGGCCGGGGTGATCCCGGTCCTGCCGCTGGCCTCGGGAGTGGGGACCGCGGTGGGGATGATCAGCTGGGGGGAGACGGTCGGCGTCGGGGTCACGGTGGACGCGCGCAGCGGTCGCCACGCCGAACGGCTGGGGCAACGAACCCGCGAGATCCTGGAGGAGCTGGCGAGCTCGCCCGCCGAGCCGGAGATCTCGCGCGCTGCCCCGAGAGGACGAGGTTGA
- a CDS encoding DMT family transporter, which yields MSAAGAWFTVAVPAALVGAASFGMASAVQQRATKQVPDIRTLNPRLLFELVRKPVWLASVGTVIVGLSLQVVALAYGPLMLVQPLLVTSVLFAAVHAAWLAHRRLDRLIVLGALCCMGGLSAFLLLARPKGGTETIGPQAVPLALLLGALTVACLLAASRFPGEIRVIALALATGVLYGVTAALMKIVADQFRTGGIAAPFQHWVLYAVCVIGPCGFLLSQNAFQQGKLISPALAVITTVDPLVGVAIGINWFGESVNSTPAVLGGEAVAALAIVGGIVLLTHRGETLRRVLEQADPAENEDDQAWG from the coding sequence TTGAGCGCGGCCGGGGCCTGGTTCACGGTGGCCGTGCCTGCCGCGCTGGTCGGCGCGGCCAGTTTCGGCATGGCGAGCGCGGTGCAGCAGCGCGCCACCAAGCAGGTCCCCGACATCCGCACGCTCAACCCCCGGCTGCTGTTCGAGCTCGTGCGCAAGCCCGTCTGGCTGGCCAGCGTCGGCACGGTCATCGTGGGGCTGTCGCTGCAGGTGGTGGCGCTGGCCTACGGTCCGCTGATGCTGGTGCAGCCGCTGCTGGTCACCAGTGTGCTGTTCGCGGCGGTGCACGCCGCCTGGCTGGCCCACAGGCGGCTGGACCGGCTCATCGTGCTGGGGGCGCTCTGCTGCATGGGCGGACTGTCCGCCTTCCTGCTGCTGGCCCGTCCCAAGGGCGGTACCGAGACGATCGGTCCGCAGGCCGTTCCGCTGGCGCTGCTGCTGGGGGCGCTCACGGTCGCCTGCCTGCTTGCCGCCTCCCGCTTTCCCGGTGAGATCCGTGTGATCGCTCTGGCACTGGCCACCGGGGTGCTGTACGGCGTGACCGCGGCACTGATGAAGATCGTGGCCGACCAGTTCCGCACGGGCGGCATCGCGGCACCGTTCCAGCACTGGGTGCTGTACGCGGTGTGCGTGATCGGCCCCTGCGGTTTCCTGCTGAGTCAGAACGCCTTCCAGCAGGGCAAGTTGATCTCGCCTGCGCTGGCCGTGATCACCACCGTCGATCCGCTCGTCGGTGTGGCCATCGGCATCAACTGGTTCGGGGAGAGCGTCAACTCCACACCGGCCGTGCTCGGAGGGGAGGCCGTGGCCGCGCTCGCCATAGTCGGGGGCATAGTGCTGCTGACCCATCGCGGGGAGACTCTGCGTCGGGTGCTGGAGCAGGCCGACCCCGCCGAGAACGAGGACGACCAAGCATGGGGGTGA
- a CDS encoding SDR family NAD(P)-dependent oxidoreductase: MGVRPVGTELRGRTVLLTGGSSGIGAATAEVLARRGCDLLVTGRDEQALNRVAERTGARALVADLCSPEELRRVAERASHAEVLINNAGIGWSGQLEEMPASEVHRLLTVNLAAPVELTRMLLPAMRARGRGHVVLMSSIAAVGVGGEAVYSASKAALRAFAASLRYELSGDGLAVTTVLPGAVRTPFFQRRGLAYERSFPRMLSAETAAERLVRAVERGREESFLPGWLDLAARFQGALPGTFHHLGRRFGQVR, translated from the coding sequence ATGGGGGTGAGACCGGTGGGAACCGAACTGCGGGGACGGACGGTGCTGCTGACCGGCGGCTCCTCCGGCATCGGAGCGGCCACCGCCGAAGTGCTGGCACGACGTGGCTGCGACCTGCTCGTCACGGGACGCGACGAGCAGGCGCTGAATCGGGTGGCCGAAAGGACCGGGGCGCGGGCGCTGGTCGCCGATCTCTGTTCCCCCGAGGAGCTGCGGCGGGTCGCCGAGCGGGCCTCCCACGCGGAGGTGCTGATCAACAACGCCGGCATCGGCTGGTCCGGGCAGCTGGAGGAGATGCCGGCCTCGGAAGTCCACCGGCTGCTGACGGTGAACCTGGCCGCTCCCGTGGAGCTGACCAGGATGCTGCTGCCCGCCATGCGCGCCCGTGGCCGGGGGCACGTGGTCCTCATGTCCTCGATCGCCGCTGTCGGGGTCGGTGGTGAAGCGGTCTACTCGGCGAGCAAGGCCGCGCTGCGAGCCTTCGCCGCCAGCCTGCGCTACGAGCTCTCCGGGGACGGTCTCGCGGTGACCACCGTGCTGCCGGGCGCGGTGCGCACCCCCTTCTTCCAGCGTCGCGGTCTCGCCTACGAGCGGAGCTTTCCCCGGATGCTGTCCGCGGAGACGGCGGCCGAGCGGTTGGTGCGGGCCGTCGAACGCGGCCGCGAGGAGAGCTTCCTGCCCGGGTGGCTGGACCTCGCCGCACGGTTCCAGGGGGCGCTGCCCGGGACCTTCCACCACCTGGGGCGCAGGTTCGGGCAGGTCCGCTGA
- a CDS encoding VC0807 family protein, whose product MHISTTVQLSGLRTHLVHAGKKLLETTLVPLGLFYLLLNLTDLTGGLLAALGWTLAAVTCRLVLRARIPAVLLLTTSLLVVRTVVGVVAQSAFLYFLQPSLQNFLIAAALLVTVPFERTFIARLADDFCVFPPHLVGHVALQRFFKRVSLLWAAVFTANGVGALWMLAQRTIGEFLLVSTAGSYGLVALAAVVSLLWFRRELRGHGIRLRIGDGGSLLPTGLLRRLPFPPGAR is encoded by the coding sequence ATGCATATATCGACCACCGTCCAGCTGAGCGGGCTTCGGACCCACTTGGTGCACGCGGGCAAGAAACTCCTCGAGACCACGCTCGTGCCGCTCGGGTTGTTCTACCTGCTGCTGAACCTGACCGACCTGACGGGCGGCCTGCTGGCCGCCCTCGGCTGGACGCTCGCCGCGGTGACCTGTCGTCTGGTGCTGCGGGCGCGGATTCCCGCAGTCCTGTTGCTGACGACCTCGCTGCTGGTCGTTCGGACGGTGGTCGGGGTGGTCGCGCAGAGCGCCTTCCTCTACTTCCTCCAACCGAGCCTGCAGAACTTCCTCATAGCTGCCGCCCTGCTGGTGACGGTGCCCTTCGAGCGGACCTTCATCGCACGGCTCGCGGACGACTTCTGCGTCTTCCCACCCCACCTGGTCGGGCACGTGGCCCTGCAGCGGTTCTTCAAACGGGTCTCGCTGCTGTGGGCGGCGGTGTTCACCGCCAACGGCGTGGGGGCGCTGTGGATGCTCGCCCAGCGCACCATCGGGGAGTTCCTGCTGGTGAGCACCGCCGGTTCCTACGGTCTGGTCGCGCTCGCCGCCGTGGTGTCGCTGCTGTGGTTCCGCAGGGAGCTGCGCGGCCACGGCATCCGGCTGCGGATCGGCGACGGCGGGAGCCTGCTGCCGACCGGGCTGCTGCGCCGGCTGCCGTTCCCGCCAGGAGCTCGCTGA
- the hpnH gene encoding adenosyl-hopene transferase HpnH, which produces MSIPPRQAIRVGAYLAKQKILRRKKYALTLELEPLFACNLACAGCGKIQHPANVLKQRMPVDQALSAVEECGAPVVSIAGGEPLMHPEIEVLVDELVKRKKFVYLCTNALLMPRKIDKIKPSPYFSWAVHIDGLEERHDASVNQQGVFAQAVDNIKDAQQRGFRITTNSTFFSTDTPKTVVDVLDYLNDELQVDQMMLSPAYAYDKAPDQEHFLGVEETRELFKKAFADGKRKKWRLNHSPLFLDFLEGKKDFACTAWAIPSYSLYGWQRPCYLMADGYAQSYRELLEETDWESYGRGRDSRCANCMAHCGYEPTAVMATMSSLRESLRAVRG; this is translated from the coding sequence ATGAGTATTCCACCCCGCCAAGCCATCAGGGTCGGCGCTTATTTGGCCAAACAGAAGATTCTGAGGCGCAAGAAATACGCTTTGACTCTCGAACTGGAGCCGCTGTTCGCGTGCAACCTCGCCTGCGCCGGTTGCGGAAAGATCCAGCACCCCGCCAACGTGCTCAAGCAGCGCATGCCGGTGGACCAGGCCCTTTCCGCCGTCGAGGAGTGCGGGGCCCCCGTGGTCTCCATCGCGGGCGGTGAGCCGTTGATGCACCCCGAGATCGAAGTGCTCGTGGACGAACTGGTCAAGCGGAAGAAGTTCGTCTACCTGTGCACCAACGCCCTGCTGATGCCGCGCAAGATCGACAAGATCAAACCCTCCCCCTACTTCTCCTGGGCCGTGCACATCGACGGCCTCGAGGAGCGCCACGACGCCTCGGTGAACCAGCAGGGCGTGTTCGCCCAGGCCGTGGACAACATCAAGGACGCGCAGCAGCGCGGTTTCCGCATCACGACCAACAGCACCTTCTTCAGCACCGACACCCCGAAGACGGTCGTGGACGTGCTGGACTACCTCAACGACGAGCTGCAGGTCGACCAGATGATGCTCTCCCCCGCCTACGCCTACGACAAGGCCCCCGACCAGGAGCACTTCCTCGGGGTCGAGGAGACGCGGGAGCTGTTCAAGAAGGCCTTCGCGGACGGCAAGCGCAAGAAGTGGCGGCTCAACCACTCGCCGCTGTTCCTGGACTTCCTGGAGGGCAAGAAGGACTTCGCCTGCACAGCCTGGGCCATTCCCTCCTACTCGCTGTACGGCTGGCAGCGCCCCTGCTACCTCATGGCCGACGGTTACGCGCAGTCCTACCGCGAGCTGCTGGAGGAGACCGACTGGGAGTCCTACGGCAGGGGACGGGACTCTCGGTGCGCGAACTGCATGGCCCACTGCGGATACGAACCCACCGCCGTCATGGCGACGATGAGCTCGTTGCGCGAGTCCCTGCGCGCCGTGCGCGGATGA
- the shc gene encoding squalene--hopene cyclase — translation MEAARDHLLSRQHEHGWWKGELQTNVTMDAEDMMLRRFLGILTAEEAAESARWIRSQQRSDGTWGTFHGGPGDLSVTVEAYVALKLAGDDVAEEHMASARDWILRQGGIERTRVFTRMWLAMFGQWSWDELPAMPPEIVFLPSWFPLNLADWGCWARQTIVPLTVVSTLRPQRELGVRTEELRTGGPVGRLRQGADGSAWDTVFDKLDRVLHGYGRHPIRPLRRQAMRRAAEWIVARQEADGCWGGIQPPWVYSILALNLLGYPLDHPVLRTAITGLEGFLIREDTAQGRMRRMEACQSPVWDTVLGIQALHDAGLSGEHPAMHRALEYVRGEEIMVRGDWAVRRPALPGGGGWAFEFENDGYPDIDDTAEVLLAFNRTGYAEQDRAASAVSRGRRWLRGMRSKDGGWAAFDADNTRWLVNKLPFCDFGAVIDPPSADVTAHVVEALVETGDSDDPVVRDGVRWLLENQEDDGSWYGRWGVNHIYGTGAAVPALVRAGIPPEHPALRRAVRWLEEHQNQDGGWGEDLRSYDDPAWIGRGDSTASQTAWALFALLAVGRHDTRAVRGGIGFLVETQQPGGYWSEPQFTGTGFPGDFYINYHLYRQVFPLAALGRYRRAVRGE, via the coding sequence ATGGAGGCCGCCCGCGACCACCTGCTCTCCCGCCAGCACGAGCACGGCTGGTGGAAGGGGGAGCTGCAGACCAACGTGACGATGGACGCCGAGGACATGATGCTTCGGCGCTTTCTCGGGATCCTCACGGCGGAGGAGGCGGCCGAGAGCGCGCGCTGGATACGCTCCCAGCAGCGCTCCGACGGAACGTGGGGCACCTTCCACGGCGGCCCCGGTGATCTCTCGGTGACCGTCGAGGCCTACGTGGCGCTGAAGCTCGCCGGTGACGACGTCGCCGAGGAGCACATGGCCAGTGCCCGCGACTGGATCCTGCGCCAGGGCGGCATCGAGCGCACCCGGGTTTTCACCCGGATGTGGTTGGCCATGTTCGGCCAGTGGTCCTGGGACGAGCTCCCCGCGATGCCCCCCGAGATCGTCTTCCTGCCGAGCTGGTTCCCGCTGAACCTGGCCGACTGGGGGTGCTGGGCTCGTCAGACCATCGTTCCGCTGACGGTGGTGAGCACGCTGCGGCCGCAGCGTGAGCTCGGGGTGCGGACCGAGGAACTGCGCACGGGAGGCCCGGTCGGGCGGCTGCGGCAGGGCGCCGACGGCTCCGCCTGGGACACCGTGTTCGACAAGCTCGACCGGGTGCTGCACGGCTACGGCCGTCACCCGATCCGCCCCCTGCGCAGGCAGGCGATGCGCCGGGCCGCCGAGTGGATCGTCGCCCGCCAGGAGGCGGACGGCTGCTGGGGCGGCATCCAGCCCCCGTGGGTGTACTCGATCCTCGCCCTGAACCTGCTGGGCTACCCGCTGGACCACCCGGTGCTGCGCACGGCGATCACCGGCCTGGAGGGGTTCCTGATCCGGGAGGACACCGCGCAGGGGCGGATGCGCAGGATGGAGGCGTGCCAGTCCCCGGTGTGGGACACGGTCCTGGGGATTCAGGCCCTTCACGACGCCGGGCTCTCGGGGGAGCACCCCGCTATGCACCGCGCGCTCGAGTACGTCCGCGGCGAGGAGATCATGGTCCGGGGCGACTGGGCCGTGCGCCGCCCCGCGCTGCCCGGAGGAGGCGGTTGGGCGTTCGAGTTCGAGAACGACGGCTACCCCGACATCGACGACACCGCCGAGGTGCTGCTGGCGTTCAACCGCACCGGATACGCCGAACAGGACCGGGCCGCTTCGGCGGTGTCCAGGGGGCGCCGCTGGCTGCGTGGCATGCGCTCCAAGGACGGGGGCTGGGCGGCCTTCGACGCGGACAACACCCGATGGCTGGTCAACAAGCTGCCGTTCTGCGACTTCGGCGCCGTGATCGACCCGCCCTCCGCCGACGTGACCGCCCACGTCGTGGAAGCGCTGGTCGAGACCGGTGACAGCGACGACCCGGTCGTGCGCGACGGGGTGCGCTGGTTGCTGGAGAACCAGGAGGACGACGGCTCGTGGTACGGGCGGTGGGGCGTCAACCACATCTACGGGACCGGAGCGGCGGTCCCCGCTCTGGTGCGGGCCGGGATCCCCCCGGAGCACCCCGCGTTGCGGCGTGCGGTGCGTTGGCTGGAGGAGCACCAGAACCAGGACGGCGGCTGGGGCGAGGACCTGCGCTCCTACGACGACCCGGCGTGGATAGGCCGGGGCGATTCGACGGCCTCGCAGACGGCCTGGGCGCTGTTCGCCCTGCTCGCCGTGGGGCGTCACGACACGCGAGCGGTGCGCGGAGGGATCGGTTTCCTGGTCGAGACCCAGCAGCCGGGTGGGTACTGGTCGGAGCCGCAGTTCACGGGAACGGGTTTTCCCGGTGACTTCTACATCAACTACCACCTCTACCGGCAGGTTTTCCCGCTCGCCGCGCTCGGCCGCTACCGGCGGGCGGTTCGAGGGGAGTAG
- a CDS encoding polyprenyl synthetase family protein yields the protein MTATVPSVLVGAREMVDPHLRRAVGRLDPDTRRVSEYHFGWTAADGTPEERSGKALRPALVLLSARAGNGTEEDALAGATAVELVHNFSLLHDDLMDGDLSRRHRPTAWSVFGRSTALLAGDALLGLANDVVLEEESPRALRAARDLAGTVRSLIAGQAADLDFEQRLDVGIEECQRMIAGKTAALIACSCSIGALLAGASEHTVERLHAFGFELGMAFQLVDDLLGLWGDPEETGKPVLSDLRARKKSVPVVHALNSGTDAGQRLRELYEQSEPLTETQLEQAAELLRRSGSEDWTRAETERRLTAARRQLHRAECEGVTEGLTELADFVLRRNQ from the coding sequence ATGACCGCGACGGTTCCCTCGGTCCTGGTCGGAGCCAGGGAGATGGTCGACCCGCACCTGCGGCGGGCCGTCGGTCGGCTGGACCCGGACACCCGACGGGTCAGCGAGTACCACTTCGGTTGGACGGCCGCCGACGGAACTCCGGAGGAGCGCTCGGGCAAGGCGCTGCGTCCTGCCCTGGTCCTGCTCTCCGCACGCGCGGGGAACGGGACGGAGGAGGACGCGCTGGCCGGTGCGACCGCCGTCGAACTGGTGCACAACTTCTCGTTGCTGCACGACGATCTGATGGACGGCGACCTCTCCCGCAGGCACCGCCCCACCGCGTGGAGCGTTTTCGGGCGCTCCACGGCCCTGCTGGCCGGGGACGCGCTGCTGGGGCTGGCCAACGACGTGGTGCTGGAGGAGGAGTCCCCGCGAGCGCTGCGAGCGGCCCGCGACCTCGCGGGAACAGTGCGCAGCCTCATCGCGGGCCAGGCGGCGGACCTGGACTTCGAGCAGCGCCTCGACGTCGGCATCGAGGAGTGCCAGCGCATGATCGCGGGCAAGACGGCCGCGCTGATCGCCTGCTCGTGCTCCATCGGAGCTCTGCTGGCCGGGGCTTCGGAGCACACGGTGGAAAGGCTGCACGCTTTCGGCTTCGAGCTGGGAATGGCTTTCCAACTCGTCGACGATCTGCTCGGCCTCTGGGGAGATCCGGAGGAGACCGGCAAGCCCGTGCTCTCCGACCTGCGGGCCCGCAAGAAATCCGTGCCTGTGGTCCACGCGCTCAACTCCGGCACGGACGCGGGGCAGCGGCTGCGCGAGCTTTACGAGCAGTCGGAGCCCCTCACCGAGACGCAGCTGGAGCAGGCGGCCGAGCTGCTGCGCCGTTCCGGGTCCGAGGACTGGACCAGGGCCGAGACGGAACGCAGGTTGACCGCAGCGCGCCGCCAGCTGCACCGCGCCGAGTGCGAAGGCGTGACAGAAGGACTGACCGAACTCGCCGATTTCGTTCTCCGGAGGAATCAGTGA